From the genome of Pukyongia salina, one region includes:
- a CDS encoding formimidoylglutamase — MSKLSLYDKNYLISLTKLRKGETKYGEKVCTVPSLDDLESHQAQYVILGIPEDIGVLANFGKKGTSEAWHECLNALLNMQANSLTKPENVIILGELNCREEMRTAHMLDPDGDAFGETIGKLVEQIDLEVSQLIRRVVSAGKIPIVIGGGHNNAFGILKGTVDALGKAVNVINMDAHSDFKPLEHRHSGNPFSYAMEKGYLNNYAIFGIHKSYTSQQVYDRMAQFKNRIAFYFFEDIVIKEKPSFYQAIKLAKQFIRSGSFGLEIDVDAIESFPSSAMTPSGFNFKQARQFARYFATNPVPAYVHICEAIPNKTENNTVGKALAYLIQDITN, encoded by the coding sequence ATGAGTAAACTCAGTCTATACGATAAAAATTATCTGATCTCCCTGACCAAACTCCGGAAAGGAGAAACAAAATATGGCGAAAAGGTATGTACTGTACCTTCCTTGGATGATCTTGAATCTCATCAGGCACAATACGTAATCCTGGGCATACCTGAAGATATAGGTGTTCTGGCTAACTTCGGAAAGAAAGGCACTTCAGAAGCATGGCATGAGTGTTTAAATGCTCTTCTCAATATGCAGGCTAATTCACTAACCAAACCGGAAAATGTGATCATCCTGGGTGAATTGAACTGCCGGGAAGAAATGAGGACTGCCCATATGCTTGATCCTGATGGTGACGCCTTTGGGGAAACCATAGGAAAATTGGTAGAACAGATCGATCTGGAAGTCTCTCAACTTATTCGCAGGGTAGTCTCCGCCGGTAAGATCCCTATAGTGATTGGTGGTGGCCATAATAATGCCTTCGGAATATTAAAAGGTACAGTCGATGCCCTGGGGAAAGCCGTAAATGTGATCAACATGGATGCACATAGCGATTTTAAACCCCTTGAACATCGCCATAGTGGTAATCCTTTTTCCTATGCAATGGAAAAAGGATATCTGAATAATTATGCCATTTTCGGAATTCATAAAAGTTATACCTCTCAACAGGTCTACGACCGAATGGCACAATTTAAGAACCGGATCGCTTTCTATTTCTTTGAGGACATTGTGATAAAAGAGAAGCCTTCTTTCTATCAGGCGATAAAACTGGCAAAGCAGTTTATAAGGTCCGGTAGCTTCGGACTAGAGATCGACGTCGACGCCATCGAATCTTTTCCTAGCAGTGCCATGACACCCTCCGGATTTAACTTTAAGCAGGCAAGGCAATTTGCACGCTATTTTGCAACAAATCCGGTTCCTGCCTATGTGCATATATGTGAGGCCATTCCAAACAAAACCGAAAATAACACCGTTGGTAAGGCTCTGGCTTACCTTATTCAGGATATAACTAATTAA
- a CDS encoding M28 family metallopeptidase encodes MKHILIVALSVLTISCNSAQTKSIQKISTRVDYANTITAEELKTHLYTFASDKMEGRMTGTDGQKLAAEYLRNFYMDQGIQSPIEENNYYQTIPASYLGRRIKTDSENVVAFIKGSEKPEEIIVLSAHYDHVGMRENGDIYNGADDDGSGTVALLEIAEAFQQAVRDGNGPKRSILFLHVTGEEIGLFGSKYYTENPIFPLENTVCNLNTDMIGRIDPDKAGDEDYVYLIGSDKLSQELHDVSEAVNDKYIQLELDYKFNDENDPNRFYYRSDHYNFAKNNIPVIFYFNGVHEDYHKPTDTPDKIEYDLLAKRARLIFQTAWEVSNRENRIVADKLGKKE; translated from the coding sequence ATGAAACATATTCTCATTGTAGCCTTATCGGTTTTAACAATTTCATGTAATTCGGCGCAAACAAAGAGCATACAAAAGATTTCAACTCGAGTTGACTATGCTAATACGATCACTGCTGAAGAGCTAAAAACTCATTTGTATACGTTTGCCAGTGATAAAATGGAAGGACGAATGACAGGAACGGATGGCCAGAAATTAGCTGCTGAATACCTTCGGAATTTTTATATGGATCAGGGAATTCAATCTCCAATTGAAGAGAACAACTATTACCAGACCATCCCTGCCAGTTACCTTGGAAGAAGGATAAAGACAGACTCGGAGAATGTGGTTGCCTTTATAAAAGGTTCGGAAAAGCCGGAAGAAATAATAGTCCTCTCAGCGCATTACGACCATGTGGGTATGCGAGAGAACGGTGATATTTATAATGGCGCCGATGATGATGGAAGTGGTACTGTGGCTTTGCTTGAGATCGCCGAAGCGTTTCAACAAGCGGTTCGTGATGGAAATGGCCCTAAACGATCAATCTTATTCTTGCACGTTACGGGGGAAGAAATTGGTTTATTTGGATCGAAATATTATACCGAGAACCCAATTTTTCCATTAGAGAATACTGTGTGCAATCTTAATACCGACATGATTGGTAGGATAGATCCGGATAAAGCAGGTGATGAAGACTATGTGTATTTAATTGGTAGTGATAAACTTAGCCAGGAGCTTCATGATGTCTCGGAAGCTGTTAATGATAAATATATACAGTTAGAACTGGATTATAAATTTAATGATGAAAACGACCCAAATCGTTTTTATTACCGTAGCGATCATTATAATTTTGCAAAAAATAATATTCCGGTAATCTTTTATTTTAATGGCGTACATGAGGATTATCACAAACCTACCGATACGCCGGATAAGATAGAATACGATCTATTGGCGAAAAGAGCCCGTCTTATTTTCCAGACCGCCTGGGAAGTATCGAATAGGGAGAACAGGATCGTCGCAGATAAACTTGGAAAGAAGGAATAG
- a CDS encoding trans-sulfuration enzyme family protein, whose protein sequence is MKSKSPGVNTICTHVGELKDEQYKGAISPLYMSSSYAYENVDVKRYPRYFNTPNQEGLAKKVAALEHCEAGLIFGSGMAAISHTMLAFLRQGDHVVVQKTIYGGAYNFMVEELPKYGISFDFTDGFTETDFRNKIKPNTKVIYVETPSNPLMLITDLEMISRLAKEYRLVSMIDNTFATPINQTPADFGIDIMIHSATKYMGGHSDICAGAVAASEEHIKKIWNVGKNLGGSLSDYTVWLLERSMKTMGIRVKAHNRNARKIARWLNDHELVQKVYYPGLKEHPDHELAKKQMKGYTGMLSFELVSGVDPNKFMESLSMIKQSMSLAGVESTILSPAKTSHALLSAEERERQGISDGLLRFSIGIENKNDLIADLEHAFREVSKNRLQKSLV, encoded by the coding sequence ATGAAATCGAAGTCACCCGGTGTGAATACAATTTGCACCCACGTAGGAGAACTAAAAGATGAGCAATATAAGGGAGCTATCTCGCCTTTGTATATGTCGAGTTCGTACGCCTATGAGAATGTGGATGTAAAGCGTTATCCCAGATATTTCAACACGCCAAACCAGGAAGGTCTGGCTAAAAAGGTGGCGGCTTTAGAACATTGTGAAGCCGGACTTATATTTGGTAGTGGAATGGCGGCAATTAGTCATACTATGCTGGCATTTTTACGGCAGGGAGATCATGTGGTGGTTCAGAAAACTATTTATGGAGGAGCCTATAATTTTATGGTCGAAGAACTTCCTAAATACGGAATTAGTTTCGACTTTACGGATGGTTTTACAGAAACCGACTTCAGAAATAAAATAAAACCAAACACAAAAGTAATCTATGTGGAAACTCCGTCCAATCCACTAATGTTGATCACCGATCTGGAAATGATCTCCAGGCTGGCTAAGGAATATAGGCTCGTATCTATGATCGATAATACCTTTGCCACACCAATAAATCAGACGCCTGCCGATTTCGGGATCGATATTATGATCCACAGTGCGACCAAGTATATGGGAGGCCATAGTGATATTTGTGCAGGAGCGGTGGCCGCTTCAGAAGAACATATAAAAAAGATCTGGAATGTAGGGAAGAACCTGGGAGGGAGTTTAAGTGATTATACGGTTTGGTTACTGGAAAGAAGTATGAAGACTATGGGAATTCGGGTTAAGGCACATAACCGGAATGCCCGAAAAATAGCGAGGTGGTTGAACGATCATGAATTAGTACAAAAAGTATATTATCCCGGATTGAAGGAACACCCGGACCATGAGCTCGCAAAGAAGCAGATGAAGGGTTATACCGGGATGCTTTCTTTCGAATTAGTATCTGGAGTAGATCCCAATAAATTCATGGAATCCCTTTCAATGATCAAGCAATCTATGAGTTTAGCCGGGGTGGAATCCACTATCCTGTCTCCGGCAAAGACTTCGCACGCATTATTGAGTGCAGAAGAAAGAGAACGCCAGGGGATTTCGGATGGTTTATTGCGATTTTCGATAGGTATTGAAAATAAAAACGACCTAATTGCCGATCTGGAACATGCTTTTAGGGAAGTTTCCAAGAATCGGTTACAAAAATCACTTGTATGA
- a CDS encoding helix-turn-helix transcriptional regulator: MMFKRQLILSCLLVLGFSHVSGDVLAQNTDKINQQFETFLSETFQKDYNRENPPDVMDYYKGLDLLKGVTNDTLLNTFYLIFIQGFADNHQYDMVLQTGKKGLPFAKKLKYYPYVTIIYKLMSDAYIEKNDLDSLKRINRELINYYEEQPTHPFKLSAYNNAGIYFFTYFKEYDLAMSYFKKVYSFPKDKYDGYEILQGSMYDNIALIHMERKEYTKARDLFLENFEFYQKYFDEERWMRSGIQWAGAEIKMGNLEFAGAFLPNIEKKMDSLGAYYNKEQNEILLARTWEDYYLIKGNYEKSYGYATKAHSLIDSVANVNKDIKFSYFSRLKDIALERSRNFYLQEKQLRLEQQERSRLIYWLLLLILGSLGLLIFTLISRFRHSVRQARSARILEEEKANNEQLKNQLLASEIDAKKQDLIDFALNISYNQKWAKELLVQIEYIKKCTGRDKNKAFEHLETEIFNKVKAEKSIIAFNDRVHHLSNEFYQKLKTQFPHLTKSEIKLCSLIRLGIDNSEIAMMQNIVLTSVYQNRSRLRHQLGLSADDDLDGFIKSL, encoded by the coding sequence ATGATGTTTAAAAGGCAATTAATTTTATCATGCTTACTAGTATTAGGCTTTTCTCATGTTTCGGGCGATGTTTTAGCGCAGAATACAGATAAGATCAACCAGCAATTCGAAACCTTCTTATCGGAAACCTTTCAAAAAGACTATAATAGAGAAAATCCGCCGGATGTGATGGATTATTATAAAGGGCTCGACTTACTGAAAGGGGTCACCAATGATACACTTCTCAATACGTTTTATTTGATCTTTATACAAGGGTTTGCCGATAATCATCAATACGATATGGTCCTGCAAACGGGTAAGAAAGGATTGCCATTTGCCAAAAAATTAAAATATTACCCCTATGTGACGATAATTTATAAACTGATGTCTGATGCCTACATTGAAAAAAATGATCTGGATAGTCTAAAACGCATCAACCGAGAGCTAATAAACTATTACGAGGAACAACCCACGCATCCATTCAAACTCTCCGCCTACAACAATGCAGGAATCTATTTCTTTACATATTTTAAGGAATACGATCTGGCCATGAGTTACTTTAAGAAAGTGTATTCTTTTCCAAAAGATAAGTATGATGGCTATGAAATATTACAGGGTAGTATGTACGATAATATAGCCCTAATTCATATGGAGCGAAAAGAATACACCAAGGCCAGGGATCTTTTCTTAGAAAACTTTGAGTTTTATCAGAAATATTTTGATGAGGAACGTTGGATGCGCTCCGGAATACAATGGGCCGGAGCAGAAATTAAAATGGGAAATCTGGAATTTGCAGGAGCGTTTTTACCCAATATAGAAAAAAAGATGGACTCACTTGGAGCGTATTACAATAAAGAGCAGAATGAGATCCTGTTGGCTCGAACCTGGGAGGACTACTATCTAATAAAAGGGAATTATGAAAAGTCGTACGGTTATGCTACCAAAGCACACTCCCTAATAGATAGTGTTGCTAATGTAAATAAGGACATAAAGTTTAGTTATTTCTCGAGATTAAAGGATATTGCTCTGGAAAGATCAAGAAATTTTTATTTACAGGAAAAGCAACTGAGGTTAGAACAACAAGAACGAAGTCGATTAATCTATTGGCTTTTACTCTTAATTTTAGGGTCTCTTGGCTTATTGATATTCACTCTTATTTCAAGGTTTAGGCATAGCGTTCGCCAAGCCAGATCTGCCAGGATCCTGGAGGAAGAAAAAGCTAATAACGAGCAACTTAAAAATCAACTTCTTGCTTCCGAAATTGATGCTAAGAAACAAGATCTCATAGATTTTGCTTTAAACATTTCATATAATCAAAAGTGGGCAAAAGAATTACTCGTTCAAATTGAATATATCAAGAAATGTACCGGCAGAGATAAAAATAAAGCCTTCGAACACCTAGAAACCGAGATTTTTAATAAGGTAAAGGCTGAAAAGTCCATCATTGCCTTTAATGATCGGGTACATCATCTAAGTAATGAATTTTATCAGAAACTAAAAACTCAATTTCCACATCTTACCAAATCTGAAATAAAACTATGCTCGCTAATCCGATTGGGAATAGATAATTCAGAAATCGCCATGATGCAGAACATCGTACTTACTTCTGTGTATCAAAACAGATCTAGATTACGCCATCAATTAGGCTTGTCTGCGGATGACGATCTGGATGGCTTTATCAAAAGCTTGTGA
- the bshB1 gene encoding bacillithiol biosynthesis deacetylase BshB1, producing MKLDILAIGAHPDDVEMSCGATIAKEIAAGKVVGILDLTRGELGTRGSAEIRSKEAKEAARILGVEVRENLGLSDGFFQNTKEAQLAVIRMIRKYRPEVVLCNAVEDRHIDHGKGSKLSSDACFLSGLRRIETELDGESQQAWRPRHVYHYIQWKELEPDFVVDVSGYMDKKLEAVFAYRSQFYDENSKEPETPISSKNATESLRYRNRNLGRLIGTEYGEGFTVERYTAVNSVFDLI from the coding sequence ATGAAACTAGACATATTAGCGATTGGGGCTCATCCGGATGATGTTGAAATGAGTTGTGGGGCCACCATCGCCAAGGAGATAGCAGCGGGAAAAGTTGTGGGAATATTAGACCTTACCCGAGGTGAATTAGGTACGCGTGGAAGTGCCGAGATAAGGAGTAAGGAGGCCAAAGAAGCGGCTAGGATACTAGGAGTAGAGGTTCGTGAGAATTTAGGTCTTTCAGATGGGTTTTTTCAGAATACCAAAGAGGCGCAGTTAGCAGTAATAAGGATGATTAGAAAGTATCGTCCGGAGGTTGTATTGTGTAATGCGGTTGAGGACCGGCATATCGATCATGGAAAGGGAAGCAAGTTAAGTAGTGATGCCTGTTTTTTGAGCGGTCTCCGTAGAATTGAGACCGAATTAGATGGTGAATCTCAGCAGGCATGGCGACCAAGGCATGTCTATCATTATATACAATGGAAGGAACTTGAGCCCGACTTTGTGGTGGATGTAAGTGGTTATATGGATAAGAAACTGGAAGCTGTGTTTGCGTATCGGAGTCAGTTTTACGACGAAAATTCGAAAGAACCCGAAACTCCCATCTCGAGTAAAAATGCTACAGAAAGTCTTAGGTATCGAAACCGAAATCTAGGAAGGCTTATAGGGACTGAATATGGAGAAGGATTTACCGTAGAGCGTTATACGGCGGTAAATTCGGTATTCGATCTTATTTAA
- a CDS encoding tetratricopeptide repeat protein: MIVNDKTPFWTFLMCIILCTNLTLYPQSYTENKSTEEFTTFLDGLNQKLGTGVPLNAIDYYKGIDLVQDIESDSLRVQFYNIFLAHYGDSGQTELLVSLAEEALPILKKQKDYMNITFTYVHLAKTYISDNDRNNFRRICAESVAYYDNENSDHIMKYSAYNNVGVYYQEFLKEYDSAMYFFNRILEYPEVLKTHKHFAGSVYDNVALIHMRKGEFDKARDYFSNNYLKIYPAFNDGERWMRAGIQWADTDIKLGNLPEANRILSHVLTQMDSLGNYPQKVYNRILLAHTYEEYYKALGDYKKVISYSNEASRLKDSIERVEEKIRFDTQTDLSRIVMDRSKKSYEQEKILRLKEEEKSEVTTWILIMSIAAFVLFIFVIMSHYRFRVRRAKAAKLIEEERANVEKLKNEVLQSEIASKKQDLVDFAVNISYNQKWAKELLERIKEIKQLKGRSKGKGYELLEKEIKNKVMAEEEIIDFQNRVDLLSNEFYHSLKQQFPYLTKSEIKLCSLIRLNIDNPEIALIQNINLSSVYQNRSRLRTRMKLIQDQDLDTFISEI; encoded by the coding sequence ATGATAGTTAACGATAAAACACCTTTTTGGACTTTTCTTATGTGTATAATTCTATGCACTAATCTTACGCTATACCCACAATCCTACACCGAGAATAAAAGTACAGAAGAATTTACGACTTTTCTTGACGGCTTAAATCAAAAATTAGGAACAGGTGTACCATTAAATGCTATAGATTATTATAAAGGTATCGACCTTGTCCAGGACATAGAAAGTGACAGTCTGCGCGTACAATTTTATAATATATTTTTAGCCCACTACGGTGATTCAGGCCAAACCGAGTTATTAGTTTCACTAGCAGAGGAGGCCCTACCAATTTTAAAAAAACAAAAGGACTATATGAATATAACATTTACTTATGTTCATTTAGCAAAGACCTATATATCGGATAATGACAGGAACAATTTTCGCAGGATATGTGCCGAATCTGTTGCTTATTATGATAATGAGAATTCTGATCATATTATGAAATACAGCGCCTACAATAATGTAGGTGTTTACTATCAAGAATTTTTAAAGGAGTACGACTCTGCGATGTATTTTTTCAATAGAATACTAGAATATCCCGAGGTATTGAAAACGCATAAACATTTCGCCGGGAGCGTATACGATAATGTTGCACTAATTCACATGAGGAAAGGTGAATTTGATAAAGCGAGAGATTATTTTTCCAATAACTATTTAAAAATATATCCTGCTTTTAACGACGGTGAGCGATGGATGAGAGCCGGGATCCAATGGGCAGATACAGACATCAAGCTTGGAAATCTACCAGAGGCAAATCGAATACTTTCACATGTTTTAACGCAGATGGACTCCCTGGGAAATTATCCTCAAAAAGTATATAACCGTATCCTACTGGCTCATACTTACGAAGAATATTACAAAGCTTTGGGCGATTATAAAAAAGTTATTTCATATTCTAATGAAGCTAGTCGATTAAAGGATAGTATAGAGAGAGTAGAAGAAAAAATTAGGTTCGACACACAGACAGATCTTTCGCGCATCGTAATGGATCGATCTAAAAAATCTTATGAACAAGAAAAAATTCTAAGGTTGAAAGAAGAGGAAAAATCGGAAGTAACTACCTGGATCCTAATCATGTCTATCGCGGCTTTTGTACTGTTTATTTTCGTAATTATGAGTCATTATAGATTCCGCGTGCGAAGGGCAAAGGCGGCCAAACTCATTGAGGAAGAAAGAGCCAATGTTGAGAAATTAAAGAACGAAGTTTTACAATCCGAAATAGCTTCAAAAAAACAAGATCTTGTGGACTTTGCCGTAAATATTTCATACAATCAGAAATGGGCTAAAGAACTATTAGAGAGGATAAAAGAAATCAAGCAATTAAAAGGGAGGTCTAAGGGAAAGGGTTACGAATTACTTGAGAAGGAAATTAAAAATAAAGTGATGGCAGAGGAAGAAATTATCGATTTTCAGAATAGAGTCGATCTGCTTAGTAACGAATTTTATCATAGCCTAAAGCAACAATTTCCTTATCTCACCAAATCGGAAATTAAATTGTGCTCACTTATCCGTTTAAATATTGATAATCCGGAAATTGCGCTCATTCAGAATATAAATTTGTCTTCAGTGTATCAAAATAGGTCCAGATTAAGAACCAGGATGAAACTTATACAGGATCAGGATCTGGACACTTTTATTTCTGAAATCTGA
- a CDS encoding carbonic anhydrase family protein, giving the protein MKAHTRETQATMTPDKALQFLKEGNERFQNNLKANRNLLQQVNETAEGQFPFATILSCIDSRVSAELVFDQGLGDIFSIRIAGNFINQDILGSMEFACKLAGTKLLVVLGHTCCGAVKGACDHARMGNLTTLINKIEPAVFAVKEPQDESKRNSSNLEFVDEVAKVNVEMAIENIRNQSVILRDMEQEGSIKIVGAMYDLATGGVTFYD; this is encoded by the coding sequence ATGAAAGCACATACAAGAGAAACACAAGCAACAATGACTCCCGATAAAGCTCTACAGTTTTTGAAGGAAGGAAACGAAAGATTTCAGAATAACCTGAAAGCAAACCGAAATCTACTACAACAAGTAAACGAAACTGCGGAGGGCCAATTCCCTTTTGCAACGATTTTAAGTTGTATAGATTCCCGCGTCTCGGCCGAACTTGTGTTCGACCAGGGATTGGGCGACATCTTCAGTATTAGAATCGCCGGTAATTTCATCAACCAGGATATTCTTGGAAGTATGGAATTTGCCTGTAAGTTGGCAGGAACCAAGCTTTTGGTTGTTCTAGGACACACCTGTTGTGGAGCCGTTAAAGGAGCCTGCGATCATGCACGCATGGGGAATCTCACAACTCTAATAAATAAGATAGAACCTGCCGTATTCGCTGTTAAGGAACCACAGGACGAATCTAAACGTAATTCGTCAAATCTGGAGTTTGTAGATGAGGTGGCCAAAGTGAATGTAGAAATGGCAATAGAAAATATCCGAAACCAGAGTGTTATCCTCCGGGATATGGAGCAGGAAGGAAGTATAAAGATCGTGGGTGCGATGTACGACCTTGCCACAGGAGGTGTAACCTTCTACGATTAA
- the hutI gene encoding imidazolonepropionase produces the protein MNVLLTNIKELLQIRDASTHLLKGSEMKHLPTLKNAWLLIEDDTIVDFGSMMAQPEGNIDKTIDCSGKIVLPSWCDSHTHIVFAGNREQEFVDRINGLTYQEIALKGGGILNSAEKLQLTSEDDLFAQSAQRLEEVMKLGTGAIEIKSGYGLTTEAELKMLRVAKRLGQTYPVTVRTTFLGAHALPKEFTNKKDDYVDLICNEMLPAVASENLADYVDVFCEEGYFSVKDTDKILSAASKYGLTPKIHVNQFNSIGGVAVGVKHNALSVDHLEIVSDDDIRELQHSNTIAVALPACSFFLSIPYTPGRALIDAGIPLAIATDFNPGSSPTGNMNFVLAAACIKMKLTPEEAINAATINAAHAMGLSHTHGSITKGKKANLIITKEIPSYGFLPYSFGSNYIEQVICNGELV, from the coding sequence ATGAATGTTTTGCTAACCAACATTAAGGAATTACTACAAATTAGGGACGCATCCACACACCTGCTAAAAGGCAGTGAAATGAAGCATCTGCCAACTCTAAAAAATGCGTGGCTTCTCATAGAAGATGATACTATAGTAGACTTCGGAAGCATGATGGCACAGCCCGAAGGAAACATTGATAAGACTATAGATTGTAGCGGAAAGATCGTACTTCCGTCGTGGTGCGATTCGCATACGCATATCGTTTTTGCCGGAAATAGGGAACAGGAATTTGTCGATAGAATCAACGGACTCACATATCAGGAAATAGCCCTTAAAGGCGGTGGGATTCTCAATAGTGCCGAAAAACTACAGCTAACTTCCGAAGATGATCTGTTCGCGCAATCGGCCCAACGCCTGGAAGAAGTAATGAAATTGGGGACGGGAGCAATAGAGATCAAAAGCGGATACGGTCTCACCACAGAAGCCGAACTTAAAATGCTACGCGTGGCAAAAAGACTCGGGCAAACCTATCCGGTTACGGTACGTACAACCTTCTTAGGGGCACATGCACTTCCGAAGGAATTCACAAATAAAAAAGACGACTATGTGGATCTTATCTGTAATGAAATGTTACCCGCTGTGGCATCCGAAAATCTAGCCGATTATGTTGATGTCTTCTGTGAGGAAGGTTATTTCTCGGTGAAAGATACCGATAAGATACTTTCCGCAGCCTCCAAATACGGGCTAACCCCAAAGATACACGTAAATCAGTTTAACAGCATTGGTGGAGTGGCTGTTGGGGTGAAACACAATGCGCTTTCCGTGGACCACCTGGAGATAGTAAGTGATGATGATATAAGAGAGCTTCAGCATTCCAATACCATAGCAGTAGCACTACCCGCCTGTTCCTTCTTCCTAAGTATCCCCTATACGCCGGGAAGAGCTTTGATAGATGCCGGTATTCCGCTGGCAATTGCGACCGACTTTAACCCGGGTTCCTCACCCACCGGTAATATGAATTTTGTACTTGCAGCGGCTTGTATAAAAATGAAATTAACGCCCGAAGAAGCCATAAACGCTGCAACTATCAATGCTGCACATGCCATGGGATTAAGCCACACGCATGGAAGCATCACCAAAGGAAAGAAGGCCAATCTTATAATTACCAAGGAAATTCCTTCTTATGGGTTCCTTCCGTATTCCTTCGGAAGTAATTATATCGAACAGGTAATTTGTAACGGGGAACTTGTATGA
- a CDS encoding SulP family inorganic anion transporter codes for MFKNLKSDLPASIVVFFVALPLCLGIALASGAPLFSGLIAGIVGGIVVGSLSGSQIGVSGPAAGLAAIVLAAIATLGSFENFLLAVVLGGVIQLIFGILKAGVIGYYFPSSVIKGMLTGIGIIIILKQIPHFFGYNADPEGDFAFLQVDGENTFSGIIQTVKYISPGATIVALVGLGILILWEKVLSKKAKLFTLIQGPLVAVIFGIVYFVLTEGTRFGIASDNLVSVPAPEDASSFLAQFTFPNFSEITNPQIWIVAFTIALVASLETLLCVEATDKLDPQKRVTPTNRELLAQGTGNIMSGLIGGLPITQVIVRSSANIQSGGKTKASAIIHGFFLLISIILIPKLLNKIPLSVLAAILLVVGYKLAKPALFKKMYALGWKQFVPFTVTVTGIIFTDLLIGIGLGLAVGIVVILLKSYQNSHFLHIEDKSNGKHKIKMTLAEEVTFFNKGAILKELDNLPEDTYLELDVRKTRYLDNDIVEILEDFSEKARNRNITIKIISERGEVENPPSYIQFFKLRPKTT; via the coding sequence ATGTTCAAAAATTTAAAGAGCGACTTACCCGCAAGTATTGTCGTATTTTTCGTTGCGTTGCCACTTTGTTTAGGGATTGCCCTGGCTAGTGGAGCACCGCTTTTCTCCGGTCTCATAGCAGGGATCGTAGGAGGAATTGTGGTAGGCTCCCTTAGTGGTTCTCAAATTGGGGTAAGCGGTCCTGCAGCGGGGTTGGCCGCTATTGTTTTAGCCGCTATTGCTACCCTTGGTAGCTTCGAAAATTTCCTACTAGCTGTGGTGCTGGGAGGAGTTATTCAATTGATCTTCGGAATTCTGAAAGCCGGAGTAATTGGTTATTATTTTCCATCATCTGTCATTAAGGGGATGCTAACTGGTATTGGGATAATCATCATTCTGAAACAGATACCTCATTTCTTTGGATATAATGCAGATCCCGAAGGCGATTTTGCCTTCCTTCAGGTTGATGGAGAAAATACTTTCTCCGGGATCATACAAACAGTAAAGTACATTAGCCCCGGGGCCACTATAGTCGCACTGGTAGGCCTCGGTATTTTGATCCTGTGGGAGAAGGTATTGTCTAAAAAAGCAAAGTTATTTACTTTGATACAGGGCCCGCTGGTTGCGGTTATCTTCGGAATCGTATATTTTGTGCTTACCGAAGGAACCCGATTTGGAATTGCTTCCGATAATCTGGTTAGCGTGCCGGCTCCCGAAGATGCCAGCTCATTCCTGGCACAATTCACATTTCCTAACTTTTCCGAGATCACCAATCCGCAGATATGGATCGTGGCATTTACCATTGCCCTGGTGGCCAGTTTGGAGACCTTATTGTGCGTGGAAGCTACCGATAAACTAGACCCCCAGAAAAGAGTTACTCCTACCAATAGAGAACTTCTGGCCCAGGGGACCGGAAATATCATGTCCGGGCTAATTGGTGGTTTACCCATTACGCAGGTAATTGTGAGAAGTTCAGCCAACATTCAATCGGGAGGGAAAACTAAGGCTTCGGCTATCATTCACGGATTCTTCCTGCTGATCTCGATCATCCTTATCCCAAAATTGCTCAATAAAATTCCGTTATCGGTACTGGCCGCAATTTTACTGGTAGTGGGATATAAATTGGCCAAGCCTGCTTTATTCAAGAAAATGTATGCCCTTGGCTGGAAACAATTCGTTCCCTTCACAGTAACTGTCACAGGAATAATATTTACCGATCTGCTTATCGGCATCGGTCTGGGACTTGCTGTTGGGATCGTTGTCATACTTCTGAAAAGCTACCAAAACTCGCATTTCCTGCACATAGAAGATAAGAGTAATGGGAAGCATAAAATTAAAATGACCCTCGCAGAAGAAGTTACTTTCTTCAATAAGGGTGCAATTTTAAAGGAGCTTGATAATCTCCCCGAGGATACTTATCTTGAGCTGGATGTGAGAAAAACACGCTATCTGGACAATGATATCGTTGAGATCCTCGAAGATTTTTCAGAAAAAGCAAGGAATCGAAATATTACAATAAAAATAATCTCCGAAAGGGGAGAGGTGGAAAATCCACCGAGCTATATTCAATTTTTTAAACTAAGACCAAAAACAACGTAA